TTGGTGGTGCGGGAGAACGCGGAACATTAACAATCCTTGGTGGTGCAGGAGAGACTGAAGGATTGTTAGCTCGAGGCTGTGCCGCGCTACGAGCCTTACTCGCTTGAGGTTGCACACTTGGGCTACTGCGACGTGCCGCAGCAGGAGCGATAGCTCTTGGCACAGTTGGAGGTGGCGGTAATATATTTGCCCTAGGAGGCTGAGACGAAGTTGCAGGCGGTTGTACGCCAGATCTAGGCTGAGGTGCTGACGGTAAGCTAGGAACCGTAGGAACTTGTCTGGGAGATTGGGCTGTGCCGTTTCCTGGAGAAGTAGTGGGAGCCTGGGCTGTGCCGTTTCCTGGAGAGGTAGTGGGAGACTGGGCTGTTCCGTCTTCCGATGGTTTAATCGTCACAATCGGCTGTACCGGAACTAAGGCAAACGGATCAGGTCGTCCTTTTTGCACTTGCCGTACACGTTCATCAGGGTTAGTGGATTGAATCAACGGAGAAACAGATGCCACTTTCACTGGAGATGGAGAGACTGTAGGCTTTTTCGGCACTAATGCTGGCTTAGAAAAAGGCTTTTCCGTAGAGGTTGTTGGAGATGCAGGTTGAGATGCCACAGGAGAAGGGCTGTTCTCACTTGTATTAGTACCGTCACCTTCATTTGAACAACTGCCAATTAATAAAGCTAGCATTCCCAAGAATGCAATTAAAGAAGAGAGTCTACGCATAACCAGTCCACCAACGGTTTACCCTAAGTTTGCCAAATAGTTTTTCCCTATCTATGCAATAGGGACTCTCAGGCGGCAATGGGATGTTCCTCTATATTATCCTGTTAGTAAGTTGCAACTAACTACGAAAATTTACTGAGTAAGATCCTTGATTGATTACGTAACTTTACTGAGGCGATTGTTCAATCTTCCGCAACCACCATTAAATGTTTCAGCGTATCCAGCCCCTTTTTGACGCGACGGGAGACAGTGACTACACTAATGTTTAACTGTTCGGCGACCTCTTTTTGGGTTAAATCTTGTAGAAAAACAAATTCTAGAACCTCACGAGTGCGATTTTCTAGCTGCACTAAAGCTTGTTGCAGGCGAAGTTGGTCTTCTTGTGCTAACTGAAAACTCCGATATTGACTATCTGGTACGAGTTCTCCTAATGAAGTTGAGCCTTCATCGGCATCACCAACTGGTGTATCTAGGCTGACTGGTTCGCGATTTTGATAAGCAAGTTTAATTTCTTGCCATTCTTGTATAGATATCTCTAGCGCTGCTGCCACTTCTGCTTCTGTGGGCTGTCGGTTGTATTTGGTGTGGAAATTTCGTGTAATTTCCACAGATTGCTGCCGTAATGTCAGCCAACGACGAGGAATGCGAACCGAACAACCTTTATCTCTTAGGTAATGTTGAATTTCTCCGCGAATATACGGAAGGGCAAAGGAACTAAAAGCATGACCTTTGCTAATATCAAATTTTTCAATTGCCCGAATTAATCCTATACAACCGACTTGTAATAAGTCTTCATAACTTTCTGTACATTGGTTGACCCAATAATGGGCTTCTTTTCTAACTAATCCCAAGTTGAGTTTTACTAGCTGATTGCGGATATTTGCCGAACCAGATTGTTGAAACTCTCGTAAGAGTTGTAATGTTTGATGCTTAAGGTCTTGGGTAAGTATGGTTGACATATTCAAATTTCAGTTGGTAGAGCAACAACTGAAGAAGCTACAGATAGGATGGAACCTAGGGAGCGAGAACTCCTTTGATTTACACTCTTGTCTCTGCTTCTTAAGCCTAATGATGGGTTGAAAGAGATTTTTTAGATAGGGAATTTATTATAGCGGTTGCTTTTAACACTCCCTGATAATTTTTAGTTTATGCTTTGCTTAAGCTGATTACAACAGCATTTCTACTAATATTCACCTATTTTTTGATCGCCGCAGTGCTACAGATCACAGGTTTTGGAGCTTTAAAACTAGAAGTATTTACTGAGATTTAAAAGTTAACATTAATATTGCAATGGCTTTACATATAGCCAGAGGCACAAAGCTATTGACAAGTTGTATAAGTGTTGCTCATATAACTTCTTAAATATATAAAAGCTGACTGCTAAGTGCTATAAAAAACAGGGGCAAAAGCCCCTGTCGCAGTTACCACAAAATTGTTCAAATGATTTGCAGCTTCTACAGAGCAGAAACTTAGGCTTGCTGAGGTGCAATGCGAGCGTAAAAAATACCACGAACCTTGACTTCCTTGGGATCATCAGCCCCCAAGTCTGTATCTGAAGGTTGTTCGCTTTCAAATGTACCTGCAACTTCGCCAGTGTTGCTATCTACTTTCGCAACTTGGAGGGAAATTTTGCCTTTGCCAGTTTCTACACGCTTGACGTTAGCACGTCTTAGCTGTTCACTATCGGCTTCGGATGGTAGAGCGACCGCGTTATCATAACCACTAGCTACACCGCGACCTTTAGGATCGAGGAAAACAGCACCTCTGTAGGAGGGGACGTTAAACTCACCTTCAAAGTCAGTGGAGGTGTTAATACTGTCCATTCCAGGTTGGCTTTTGGCAACTAGGTTTTTAATGGTGAAGAAGAAAGGTACTTGCTCACCACCAGCTAGTTTGACTGTAATAGGCTGGAAGTCAATGCCGTCTTCTTCTTTGAATGTCAGGCTACCATCTTGGCTAACTTTGATTGTTCCAGAAATTTGATCAAGGCTAGAAGTGTAGCGTGTCAATAATTTACCTGGAACAAATTCTGCGGCTTGCCGTTTATTAACCGATTCTTCTTTAACAAAAAAGGTTGTCGGTTGTAAACACAACTCTTTCAAAGTATATGTTTGGCTGGAATTTACAGGAATAGCACCGCGAGTTGTTTCTGAAAGAGTTGGACAGTTATTTGCCAACCCTGTACCTCTGATCTGGTCGTAGGTGAGTGGAGCATTGGTCGCAGAGGCTGGACCTTCACTACAGGCAGTTAGCACACCCAAGCACAATGCTAGGAATGCAACGATGAAACCACGAAACCTCATTTTCTACCTCAATCCTGAATATCTAATATCAAAAATATTTGCCAGGGTGATCTTGAACCAAGCATTTGTAAAGCCTCGAAAGTTGAGGTTTATTGTCCACATTTAACGAGATTTCACCCATGCTATATTTTGGGTCACGTGAAAGCGACGGTCGCGCGATCCCCTTCCGATACAGCATTGTACACGGGAAGAGTCGCCTTTCCCCTGTATTGGCAAAAGACTCCTGTAAGTTGAAATTAATCTAGTTACTTAACTTAATTGCATGAATCAGAAGCGAGATTTTGAGTTGAAACAACTGTCTGAACTGCAAGCTATTGGTGATGCTGTTCGTGCTTTAGCTACAAAGTGTGAGGGAGATAGTTTGGCGCTTTTGGCTTTGCTACGGACGCTGGAACAGTTACACAGGGAAATTCAAGAGGGGGTGTTTCAAGTTTCTTTACCGGATAACCGACAGGCATTATATGCACTTCTGAAGGATATTGAGGAGGAGGGCGGTTGGCCGTATATTGACCGGATGCGGCTGCGATCGCTACTTAAAAATTTCTCTGAAGTTGATTTACCTGTTACTAATCCAGAGCCGGAAGCAGAATCTTAATTTTTGTTAACTTCATAATTCTCAGTAATTATGACAAGTAACTTAACTAATGATAAAATCCAGCCGTTAACGCTCTTACTGGGGAATTTTTCCCCTTGGTTTAAATGTCGGTTGCCCTGCATCCCATTAAGTTCGGTACAGACGGCTGGCGAGGTTTAATTGCTGCTGATTTTACCTTTGATCGCCTAATCACTGTCGCCCCTATAGCTGCTCAAGTTTTGGCAGATGTCTATGGTGGCACTACTAACAGCAGAACGATTATTGTGGGCTATGACCGTCGCTTTATGGCAGAAGATTTTGCCCAGGCAGCAGCCGAGGCGGTTCAAGCGGCAGGGTTTGATGTGCTGTTGAGCGAAGGTTATGCCCCAACACCCGCTTTTAGTTGGGCTGCTTATAAACAAAATGCTTTAGGTGCTTTGGTGATTACTGCCAGTCATAATCCTGGTGGGTATTTGGGATTAAAAGTTAAGGGTGGGTTTGGTGGTTCGGTTCCTCAAGAAGTGACTCAGCAGATTGAAGGCTTGTTATCTCAGACAGTAATAGCAGAATCGGGGAGTGGAAGTTTACAGTTATTTGACCCTTGGCAGAGTTACTGTGAGGAGTTACAGACAAAAGTAAATATTGCGGGGATTCAGGAGGCGATTAGGAGTGGGAAATTAACCGTGTTTGCTGATGTGATGCACGGAGCCGCAGCAAGTGGGTTGGAGAGGCTACTAGGGGTGTCTGTTGGGGAAATTAATAGCGATCGCGATCCTTTATTTGAAGGTGGCGCACCGGAACCATTACCGAAGTATCTGGGGAAATTGTTTGAGCGCATTCGTAGCTATAGCAGTACTAATAAATCTGGTTTGGTTGTCGGTTTGGTGTTTGATGGAGATAGCGATCGCATTGCTGCTGTGGATAAGCAAGGTAATTTCCTGAGTTCCCAAATTTTAATTCCTATCCTGACAGAACATCTGGCGGTAAGACGCGCATACAAGGGCGAAGTCATTAAAACTATTAGCGGTTCTGATTTATTTCCGAAAGTTGCAGAACTTTACAATCTGCCTGTGTATGAAACCCCAATTGGGTATAAATACATTGCTGACAGAATGTTAGAAGCTGAAGTTTTATTGGGTGGTGAAGAATCTGGGGGAATTGGTTACGGTCATCACATACCAGAACGCGATGCTTTATTATCAGCTTTGTATT
The Oculatellaceae cyanobacterium genome window above contains:
- a CDS encoding photosystem II manganese-stabilizing polypeptide; its protein translation is MRFRGFIVAFLALCLGVLTACSEGPASATNAPLTYDQIRGTGLANNCPTLSETTRGAIPVNSSQTYTLKELCLQPTTFFVKEESVNKRQAAEFVPGKLLTRYTSSLDQISGTIKVSQDGSLTFKEEDGIDFQPITVKLAGGEQVPFFFTIKNLVAKSQPGMDSINTSTDFEGEFNVPSYRGAVFLDPKGRGVASGYDNAVALPSEADSEQLRRANVKRVETGKGKISLQVAKVDSNTGEVAGTFESEQPSDTDLGADDPKEVKVRGIFYARIAPQQA
- a CDS encoding RNA polymerase sigma factor SigF, translating into MSTILTQDLKHQTLQLLREFQQSGSANIRNQLVKLNLGLVRKEAHYWVNQCTESYEDLLQVGCIGLIRAIEKFDISKGHAFSSFALPYIRGEIQHYLRDKGCSVRIPRRWLTLRQQSVEITRNFHTKYNRQPTEAEVAAALEISIQEWQEIKLAYQNREPVSLDTPVGDADEGSTSLGELVPDSQYRSFQLAQEDQLRLQQALVQLENRTREVLEFVFLQDLTQKEVAEQLNISVVTVSRRVKKGLDTLKHLMVVAED
- a CDS encoding phosphoglucomutase/phosphomannomutase family protein, whose protein sequence is MSVALHPIKFGTDGWRGLIAADFTFDRLITVAPIAAQVLADVYGGTTNSRTIIVGYDRRFMAEDFAQAAAEAVQAAGFDVLLSEGYAPTPAFSWAAYKQNALGALVITASHNPGGYLGLKVKGGFGGSVPQEVTQQIEGLLSQTVIAESGSGSLQLFDPWQSYCEELQTKVNIAGIQEAIRSGKLTVFADVMHGAAASGLERLLGVSVGEINSDRDPLFEGGAPEPLPKYLGKLFERIRSYSSTNKSGLVVGLVFDGDSDRIAAVDKQGNFLSSQILIPILTEHLAVRRAYKGEVIKTISGSDLFPKVAELYNLPVYETPIGYKYIADRMLEAEVLLGGEESGGIGYGHHIPERDALLSALYLLETVVATNTDLSEIYHRLQQETGFFSAYDRIDLPLASMEVRSRLLEQLQTQPLKEIAGREVVDCLTIDGYKFRLADGSWLLIRFSGTEPVLRLYCEAENLEQVHQTLDWARSWAEN